One window of Halopseudomonas maritima genomic DNA carries:
- the flgG gene encoding flagellar basal-body rod protein FlgG: MLSALWVSKTGLSAQDTMLSTISNNLANVSTTGFKRDRAEFEDLLYQIKRQPGGQSTQDTQLPSGLQLGTGVRVVGTQKIFTEGTLQTTEQPLDMAVNGRGFFQILMPDGSIGYTRDGSFHLDADGQVVTSNGFPLEPGIVLPDDVQTFTVGEDGTVSITTFGNPAAQQIGNIQTADFINPAGLQAIGNNLFLETASSGAPQTGNPGQNGLGTVLQNTLENSNVNVVEELVNMITTQRAYEMNSKVISTADQMLQYISQNL; encoded by the coding sequence ATGCTTTCAGCTCTTTGGGTCAGCAAGACCGGCCTGTCCGCCCAGGACACCATGTTGTCGACCATTTCCAACAACCTGGCCAACGTCTCGACCACTGGCTTCAAGCGCGACCGCGCCGAGTTTGAAGATCTGCTCTATCAGATCAAGCGCCAGCCCGGTGGCCAAAGCACTCAGGACACTCAGTTGCCCTCCGGTTTGCAGCTGGGTACCGGTGTGCGCGTGGTTGGCACCCAGAAAATCTTTACCGAGGGCACGCTGCAGACCACCGAGCAACCGCTCGATATGGCGGTCAATGGGCGTGGCTTCTTTCAAATTCTGATGCCCGACGGCAGCATTGGTTATACCCGTGATGGCAGCTTCCATCTGGATGCTGATGGACAGGTGGTGACCTCCAACGGCTTTCCGCTGGAACCGGGTATCGTGCTGCCGGATGACGTGCAGACCTTCACCGTAGGTGAGGACGGCACGGTCAGCATCACCACCTTTGGCAACCCGGCCGCGCAGCAGATTGGCAACATTCAGACCGCTGATTTCATTAATCCGGCTGGCCTGCAGGCCATTGGCAACAACCTGTTCCTGGAGACCGCGTCCAGCGGCGCACCGCAGACCGGTAACCCTGGTCAGAACGGGTTGGGCACTGTGTTGCAGAACACCCTGGAGAATTCCAACGTCAACGTAGTAGAGGAGCTGGTCAACATGATCACTACCCAGCGCGCCTACGAGATGAACTCCAAGGTCATTTCCACCGCAGATCAGATGCTGCAGTACATCAGTCAGAATCTCTGA
- the flgH gene encoding flagellar basal body L-ring protein FlgH: MIRLAKVLMLLVPVSLIGCMQAPPMRDDPAYAPVLPRTPLPQELNNGAIYQPGFEMSLYNDRKAHRVGDIITITLTERTAAQKKAENEIDKDSSTTIANPTILGNAVGFKGLDLGVSMSGQRAFEGSSDANQSNSLSGSITVTVAEVLPNGILAIRGEKWITLNQGDELIRISGLVRAEDIGPDNTVLSTRVADARITYSGKGAFADANQPGWLSQFFLSPMWPF; the protein is encoded by the coding sequence ATGATCCGTTTGGCTAAGGTATTGATGCTGCTGGTGCCGGTCAGCCTGATCGGCTGCATGCAGGCGCCGCCCATGCGCGATGACCCGGCCTACGCGCCGGTGTTGCCGCGCACGCCGCTGCCGCAGGAGCTGAACAACGGCGCGATCTATCAGCCCGGCTTCGAGATGAGCCTCTACAACGACCGCAAGGCACACCGGGTCGGTGACATCATTACCATCACCCTGACCGAGCGCACAGCGGCGCAGAAGAAGGCCGAGAACGAAATCGACAAGGACAGTTCGACCACCATCGCCAACCCCACCATTCTCGGCAATGCCGTGGGTTTCAAGGGGCTGGACCTGGGCGTCAGCATGTCGGGGCAGCGGGCCTTTGAAGGCAGCTCCGACGCCAATCAGAGCAACAGCCTGTCGGGCTCTATCACGGTGACCGTCGCCGAGGTGCTGCCCAACGGCATTCTGGCGATTCGCGGCGAGAAGTGGATCACCCTTAATCAGGGTGACGAGTTGATCCGTATCAGCGGTCTGGTGCGCGCCGAGGACATTGGCCCGGACAACACCGTGCTGTCGACCCGTGTGGCCGATGCGCGTATCACCTATTCCGGCAAGGGTGCCTTTGCCGATGCCAACCAGCCCGGCTGGCTGAGTCAGTTCTTCCTCAGCCCCATGTGGCCGTTCTGA
- the flgF gene encoding flagellar basal-body rod protein FlgF, which produces MDKSLYISMTGASQNAMAQRAHANNLANLTTTGFRRDFEQARSMPVFGDGYATRAYAMTERPGTDLSAGTMIETGRELDVAVQGEGWIAVQAPDGTEAYTRAGSLNIDAFGILRTSGGLPVLGNGGPIAIPPAEKIEIGSDGTISIRALGEGPAVMAEVDRIKLVNPPQSALEKGEDGLMHTQGGEELADGAVQVATGFLEGSNVNAVEEMTAMLSLARQFELHIKMMRTADENAQVTDRILQMS; this is translated from the coding sequence ATGGACAAATCCTTGTACATTTCCATGACGGGGGCCAGTCAAAACGCGATGGCGCAACGCGCGCACGCCAACAACCTGGCCAACCTGACCACCACTGGCTTTCGTCGTGATTTCGAACAGGCGCGTTCCATGCCGGTGTTCGGTGACGGTTACGCCACCCGCGCCTACGCCATGACTGAGCGCCCAGGCACTGATTTGTCGGCTGGCACCATGATCGAGACCGGTCGGGAGCTCGACGTGGCCGTACAGGGTGAAGGCTGGATCGCGGTGCAGGCACCGGACGGCACCGAGGCCTACACCCGGGCTGGCAGTCTGAATATTGACGCCTTTGGCATCTTGCGTACCAGCGGCGGCTTGCCGGTGCTGGGCAACGGCGGGCCGATTGCTATTCCGCCAGCGGAGAAGATCGAGATCGGCTCCGACGGCACCATCAGTATCCGTGCGCTGGGCGAGGGCCCGGCGGTGATGGCTGAGGTGGACCGCATCAAGCTGGTCAATCCGCCGCAGTCCGCGCTGGAAAAGGGCGAGGATGGCCTGATGCATACCCAGGGCGGGGAAGAGCTGGCCGACGGTGCGGTGCAAGTAGCAACCGGTTTTCTGGAAGGCAGCAACGTCAATGCGGTGGAAGAAATGACCGCCATGTTGTCGCTGGCCCGCCAGTTTGAACTGCATATCAAGATGATGCGTACCGCCGACGAGAATGCGCAGGTAACCGATCGCATTCTGCAGATGAGTTAA
- a CDS encoding flagellar basal body P-ring protein FlgI, with amino-acid sequence MRSLIICLCLLLASPLALADRLKDIASIAGVRSNQLIGYGLVVGLDGSGDQTSQTPFTVQTFQNMLTQFGITVPEGTRIQMKNVAAVAIHADLPPFSRPGQTIDVTVSSIGNSKSLRGGSLLMTPLKGIDGQVYAIAQGNLVVGGFGAEGADGSRITVNIPSAGRIPNGATVERAVSSPFTSGDHLVFNLNRPDFTTAKRIVDRINETFGPGVAQALDGGSVRVRAPIDPNQRVDYLAMVENLTVEQGSAAAKVIINSRTGTIVIGQDVRVQPAAVTHGGLTVTISENPQVSQPGGVLSGGQTVISPSSQINIEEGDSRMFVFNPGVSLDEIVRAVNQVGAAPGDLMAILEALKQAGALNADLVII; translated from the coding sequence ATGCGCAGCCTGATTATCTGCTTATGTCTGCTGCTCGCCAGTCCGCTGGCGCTGGCCGATCGTCTCAAGGACATCGCCAGCATCGCCGGGGTGCGCAGCAACCAGTTGATCGGTTACGGCCTGGTGGTCGGTCTGGATGGCTCTGGCGACCAGACCAGCCAAACTCCGTTCACCGTGCAGACCTTCCAGAACATGCTGACCCAGTTTGGGATTACTGTGCCGGAAGGTACGCGCATTCAGATGAAGAACGTGGCTGCCGTGGCGATTCACGCTGACCTGCCGCCGTTCTCGCGCCCTGGCCAGACCATCGACGTCACGGTGTCGTCCATTGGTAACTCCAAGAGCCTGCGTGGCGGCTCTCTGCTGATGACCCCCCTCAAGGGGATCGACGGCCAGGTGTACGCCATTGCCCAGGGCAACCTGGTGGTCGGCGGCTTTGGTGCCGAGGGCGCCGATGGCTCGCGCATCACGGTCAATATTCCCAGCGCCGGGCGCATCCCCAACGGTGCTACCGTCGAGCGCGCGGTATCCAGTCCCTTCACGTCCGGGGACCATCTGGTCTTCAATCTCAATCGTCCGGACTTCACCACTGCCAAGCGTATTGTCGATCGCATCAACGAGACTTTTGGCCCAGGCGTCGCCCAGGCGCTGGACGGCGGCTCGGTGCGCGTACGTGCGCCGATCGACCCCAACCAGCGGGTTGACTACCTGGCTATGGTCGAAAACCTGACGGTCGAGCAGGGCAGTGCCGCGGCCAAGGTCATCATCAATTCGCGCACCGGCACCATCGTGATCGGTCAGGACGTGCGCGTGCAGCCGGCTGCCGTGACCCACGGCGGTCTGACGGTGACTATCAGCGAGAACCCGCAGGTCAGTCAGCCCGGTGGTGTGCTGTCCGGTGGCCAGACCGTGATTTCACCGAGTTCGCAGATCAATATCGAGGAAGGCGATAGCCGCATGTTCGTGTTCAATCCGGGCGTTTCGCTCGATGAGATCGTGCGCGCCGTCAATCAGGTTGGCGCCGCGCCGGGCGACCTGATGGCCATTCTTGAAGCGCTCAAGCAGGCCGGCGCCTTGAATGCCGATCTGGTCATTATCTGA